A region of the Desulfobulbaceae bacterium genome:
AGACGTTTGTCAACTCCATAACAGCACTGATACAGGTATTGAAATGAAAATTCTGTTCAATGTCGGTGCTGAATTTTTGTATGGTCTGGTGGGTCTTGCGGAGTACGGCTCTACTGGACGAATTCATCTCCGCCGGAATTGCGGATTCATCTGCAAATAGATCACTATGAGCGCTAATAAACCTGAAAACCTTTAATAGGAAGCGTGAGGCACCTTCAACTCCTTTGTCGCTCCACTCAAGGTCTCTTTGCGGTGGGGCTGCAAACAAGCTGAAAAGCCGCACAGTGTCTGCACCATATTCGGCAATAAGGGTATTTGGATCAACGACATTGCCTTTGGATTTCGACATTTTCGTACCATCTTTAATGACCATGCCCTGGGTGAGCAGGTTTTTAAATGGTTCGTCAATGGTAAGGTAGCCAAGGTCTCGCATTGCCTTGGTGAAAAATCGGGAATATAAGAGATGTAAAATTGCGTGCTCTACCCCACCAATATATTGATCAACCGGAAGCCAGTAACTAGCGGCATCTTTGTCAACCATGTCTTCTGTATACTGAGGGCAGGTGTAGCGCGCATAGTACCACGACGACTCGACAAAGGTGTCCATGGTATCAGTCTCACGTTTGGCTATAGAGCCGCATTGGGGACAGGTGGTTTTGTAGAAACTTTCCAGGGTGTGTAGTGGAGACTTGCCGGATTTATCGAAAGTAACTTCTGTTGGCAGACGAACAGGCAGTTCCGTCTCTGGCACTGGCTGTGTTCCACAGGTTTGGCAGTTGATCATCGGGATAGGAGCCCCCCAATAACGCTGTCTGGAAATACCCCAGTCCCGGAGGCGAAAGGTTGTCTGCTGTTTGCCGAAACCGTTTGCAGCAGCAAATTCAGTGATAGCCTCTTTGGCCTTATCGCTTGCAAGTCCGGTGAAATTTCCAGAGTCAACCAGAATTCCTGCACCCTCATATGCCTGAGCTTCAGGAATACCGCCATCTTGAGGTTGGATAACAGTTTTTATCGGGATATCATATTTAAGGGCGAATTCATAGTCACGCTGATCATGTGCTGGTACAGCCATGACAGCACCTGTGCCGTATTCCATAAGCACAAAGTTAGCAGCGTAAATAGGCAGGCGTTCTTGTGTGAAGGGATTGATACAATAGCTGCCGGTAAAGACGCCTTCCTTTTCAAGCTCGTCGCCATGGCGGGCACGTTGTTTTTCGTTGGTGGTCTTTGTGATAAAGGCTGCCACCAGCTCTTCCTGTCCTGTTCCTTTGCAAAGATCATTCAATAAAGGGTGCTCAGGGGCAATAGACATGAATGTTGCGCCATAAATTGTGTCTGGCCGAGTGGTGAAAATAGTAAGCTGCTCATCTTTATCTTCTATAGGAAAGTTGATTTGGGCGCCGACACTTTTGCCGATCCAGTGACGCTGCATGGTCAAGACCTTGTCTGGCCAGCCCGACAGGGAATCCAGCTCAGTGAGCAGTTCATCTGCGTAATCGGTAATCTTAAAAAACCAGCCGAACATCTGGCGGGGAGTTACCTTGTTGTCACAGCGCCAGCACTCGCCCTCAATGACCTGTTCATTGGCTAATACGGTCTGACAGTCTTCACACCAGTTAACGGTGGTGTTTTTTCGGTAGATCAGGCCCTTGTTGTACAGTTCAATAAAAAACTTTTGTTCCCATCGATAATAGTCGGCATTACAGGTAGCAAGTTCACGGTTCCAGTCGTAACTGAATCCCATGCGTTGCAACTGTGTTTTCATGTAATCGATATTTTCATGGGTCCATTTGGCAGGATGCGTATTGTTTTTAATTGCGGCATTTTCAGCCGGCAGTCCAAAAGCATCCCAGCCCATGGGATGAAGAACATTAAAGCCTTTCATCCTTTTGTATCGGGCAATCACATCGCCAATGGTGTAATTGCGGACATGCCCCATGTGAATTCTGCCGGAGGGGTAGGGGAACATCTCAAGCAGGTAGTATTTCGGGCGATCGCTATCAACGCCTACCGTAAAAGTGCCCTGTGAGAGCCATTTTTCCTGCCACTTTTTTTCAATATCGGCAAAATTATATACTGTATTTTCGTGTGTCATTGTTCGTTGGTTTCACTTTTTGTCAATACCCATAACAGGTGTTGATCGGTTCTGTTTGTGGATGGATCTAATTACTCTGAAGCGGGCATGTCTTGCCGTGCCAGGTTTTCAAATGTGGTAATGTAATCAAGAAAGGCAAGTTTGACAGTACCAGTAGGGCCGTTTCGCTGCTTACCAATAATGATTTCAGCAATGCCCTGATTCGGGTTGTCGGGCGCCTTATTATATACTTGATCGCGATAAATGAAGCAAATAACATCTGCGTCCTGCTCAATCGCGCCGGACTCTCGCAGGTCGGAAAGTTGTGGGCGCTTGTCAGTTCTGTTTTCCAGGCTTCGATTCAGCTGAGACAGGGCTATTACGGGGATGTGAAGCTCTTTGGCCATGGCCTTTAAGGAACGGGAGATTTCACTGATCTCCTGCTCCCTGCTCTCTATTCGACCCCTGCCGCGCATGAGCTGCAAATAGTCGACAACAACCATGCCGATATTATGCTCCATTTTTAAACGTCGAGTTTTAGCGCGCATTTCAAGGACGGAAATGGCCGGCGTGTCGTCAATGAAAATTGGGGCTTTGGCGAGCATGCCTGTTGAGCGCACAAGTTTAGGCCAATCCTGATCATGCAGGTGTCCGGTACGCATTCTGCTGGAGTCGACACGACTGATAGAGCAAAGCATACGAATGGCTAATTGCTCTTTTGACATCTCAAGACTGAAAACAGCTGCCGGTGTTTTGGAAAGTAAAGCGGCATTTTGAACAAGGTTCATTGCAAAGGCAGTTTTACCCATACTCGGGCGACCAGCGATGATAATAAGATCTGAAGGTTGCAGACCGGCAGTTTTCTTGTCAAACTCATCGTATCCTGAAGGCACTCCAGTGATTAGCTCCTTACGTTCGGCCAGGGATTCGATCTGTTTGAAAGCATCAGTGACAATCTCACTCATGGCAAAATATGACTGATTACTTTTGGCGCTGGAGATATCAAAGACAGTTTGCTCAACACTGTCAAGCAGGGCTTCGATGTCATCCTGCTCTTCGTAGCAGCGGCCGGCAATCTCTGACGATGTGTTAATCAATTGCCTGAGGATACTTTTATCGCGAACAATTTTTGCGTAATACACAATGTTGGCAGATACTGGAACAATATCTGTGAGCGTGGCAAGGTAGGTGGGGCCGCCAATTGTGTCGAGTTGATGAGAATCTTTTAATTTATTGGAAACAGTTACAATGTCGATGGGCTCCGTCTTTTCAAAAAGATTAAGCATTGCATTGAAAATAGCTTGGTGGGAGGGTTTGTAGAAATCTGTTGTGAAGATGATGTGGGCTATTTTATCAATGGCACCTTGACGCAGTAAAATGGATCCAAGCAGGCACTGCTCGGCTTCAATATTCTGGGGCGGCAGGCGATGTGGTGATGGAGTTTCCATGTCGGATTACGGAGGTCCGATTTCGGATCTGTATTAACAACATACTTATGATAGTGCGGTACAGCGACAACAATGCGTTGTCGC
Encoded here:
- a CDS encoding leucine--tRNA ligase — encoded protein: MTHENTVYNFADIEKKWQEKWLSQGTFTVGVDSDRPKYYLLEMFPYPSGRIHMGHVRNYTIGDVIARYKRMKGFNVLHPMGWDAFGLPAENAAIKNNTHPAKWTHENIDYMKTQLQRMGFSYDWNRELATCNADYYRWEQKFFIELYNKGLIYRKNTTVNWCEDCQTVLANEQVIEGECWRCDNKVTPRQMFGWFFKITDYADELLTELDSLSGWPDKVLTMQRHWIGKSVGAQINFPIEDKDEQLTIFTTRPDTIYGATFMSIAPEHPLLNDLCKGTGQEELVAAFITKTTNEKQRARHGDELEKEGVFTGSYCINPFTQERLPIYAANFVLMEYGTGAVMAVPAHDQRDYEFALKYDIPIKTVIQPQDGGIPEAQAYEGAGILVDSGNFTGLASDKAKEAITEFAAANGFGKQQTTFRLRDWGISRQRYWGAPIPMINCQTCGTQPVPETELPVRLPTEVTFDKSGKSPLHTLESFYKTTCPQCGSIAKRETDTMDTFVESSWYYARYTCPQYTEDMVDKDAASYWLPVDQYIGGVEHAILHLLYSRFFTKAMRDLGYLTIDEPFKNLLTQGMVIKDGTKMSKSKGNVVDPNTLIAEYGADTVRLFSLFAAPPQRDLEWSDKGVEGASRFLLKVFRFISAHSDLFADESAIPAEMNSSSRAVLRKTHQTIQKFSTDIEQNFHFNTCISAVMELTNVLTATASTDSKDSIEPSIIRFAIKTILKLLYPMVPHFCAELWEMTGSTEQLDESAWPDFDADAAKEEELTIVVQIQGKVRSRLQVAPGTDDDTLKEMALSDANVKKFLGDSPVRKIIVVKNKLLNIVV
- the dnaB gene encoding replicative DNA helicase; the protein is METPSPHRLPPQNIEAEQCLLGSILLRQGAIDKIAHIIFTTDFYKPSHQAIFNAMLNLFEKTEPIDIVTVSNKLKDSHQLDTIGGPTYLATLTDIVPVSANIVYYAKIVRDKSILRQLINTSSEIAGRCYEEQDDIEALLDSVEQTVFDISSAKSNQSYFAMSEIVTDAFKQIESLAERKELITGVPSGYDEFDKKTAGLQPSDLIIIAGRPSMGKTAFAMNLVQNAALLSKTPAAVFSLEMSKEQLAIRMLCSISRVDSSRMRTGHLHDQDWPKLVRSTGMLAKAPIFIDDTPAISVLEMRAKTRRLKMEHNIGMVVVDYLQLMRGRGRIESREQEISEISRSLKAMAKELHIPVIALSQLNRSLENRTDKRPQLSDLRESGAIEQDADVICFIYRDQVYNKAPDNPNQGIAEIIIGKQRNGPTGTVKLAFLDYITTFENLARQDMPASE